Sequence from the uncultured Flavobacterium sp. genome:
AATTAGCAAATTTAAACACAGTTTTTCCTTCTTTAATGGTTTCCAAAACCTTAATATCTATAATTTTCTTTGGATCAACTTTTAAAGGATTATTATCCAAAATAACAAAATCAGCTAGTTTTCCTTCTTTAATTGAACCTTTTGAATTTTCTTCAAAATATTGATAAGCTGCCCAGATTGTTATAGATCGCAAAGCATCATAAGGAGTAATTCGTTCGTCAGGACCAATTACGTCACCAGATCTGCTAATTCTGTTTACTGTAGAATATAATATCATAATACTGTTTGGAAGCGCAACAGGAGCATCATGATGTTCTGTAAAAATCATTCCTTTTTTTAATGCCGTAGCAGCTGGCGAAATGCGATAAGCTCTTTCTTTTCCTAAAGTTTCATCTCGATGCCAATCGCCCCAATAATAAGTATGCATCCCGAAAAAAGATGGTATGATTTTTAAAACTTTCATAGAGTCAAGTTGATCAAAGCGGGCTGTTTGCGCATGTATAGCGACGGTTCTTCTGTCTTTAGATCCATATAAATTGGTAGCATTTCTTACCGCTTTTATAAATTCATCGATTGCAGCATCGCCATTGCAATGGGCTAAAATTTGCCAATTATTAGCATATGCAGAATCAACAAGAGCGATAGCATCGTTTTCTTTTGGAAAAGCTGGATAACCCGCATAAGTATTTGGTTTTCCCGGAGGCGGAACTTTATATGGTTTTGTAAGCCAAGCCGTTTTTCCTTGTGGCGAGCCGTCAAGCGAAAGTTTTACACCCGCAATTCTAAAATGATTTGTGTAATTTTTTTGAACTCCATTAGCTTTCATATATGCCATTTGAGTCTGAATATCCGGATAAGCAGCGACGTCAATAGAAAGTTTTCCTTCGTCGGCTAACTTCTTCCACGTATTACAAGCATCGCTACTTGCACGACCTTCTTGCGCTGTTGTAAAACCAAATTTCGTGTAAGCTGCAATTCCTGCTTCTGCAATTTTTACGTTTGCAGTCTGATCAAGTGTTCCCATAATCTTGAATAACGGAATAAACATTGCCATTTCTTCGAGAACGCCATTTGGTTCCTGAGAACCTTCTTTTCTTCGGATTACACCGCCTGCAGGATCTTTTGTGTTTGCATTATATCCGGCAAATTCTAAAGCTTTATGATTCATAACCGCCAAATGACCAGATTGATGAATAATTAAAACAGGAACGGTTGTCGATACTTTATCGAGATCATCAGCAGTTGGTGGAAGTTTTTCTTTTAGTTGTGCATCATCATAGCCAAAACCAACAATCCAACCATATTTTCCAACGGCTTTTGGATTTTTAGTATTCCATTCTTTTAATAAAGAAATAAGTGTCGGAATGTCGTTTCCCGTTCCATCCGGAGCCGGAAGTAGATTTGCAGATACAGCCTGAAAACCAGCATTCCATACATGACCGTGAGCATCTATAAA
This genomic interval carries:
- a CDS encoding amidohydrolase — translated: MKKILSVVFLLTLISCKKEVANPADSIYFGGDIITMEGNKPNYAEAVAIKEGKIIFVGSKTEAEKFHGDKTQMNDLQGKTLLPGFIDAHGHVWNAGFQAVSANLLPAPDGTGNDIPTLISLLKEWNTKNPKAVGKYGWIVGFGYDDAQLKEKLPPTADDLDKVSTTVPVLIIHQSGHLAVMNHKALEFAGYNANTKDPAGGVIRRKEGSQEPNGVLEEMAMFIPLFKIMGTLDQTANVKIAEAGIAAYTKFGFTTAQEGRASSDACNTWKKLADEGKLSIDVAAYPDIQTQMAYMKANGVQKNYTNHFRIAGVKLSLDGSPQGKTAWLTKPYKVPPPGKPNTYAGYPAFPKENDAIALVDSAYANNWQILAHCNGDAAIDEFIKAVRNATNLYGSKDRRTVAIHAQTARFDQLDSMKVLKIIPSFFGMHTYYWGDWHRDETLGKERAYRISPAATALKKGMIFTEHHDAPVALPNSIMILYSTVNRISRSGDVIGPDERITPYDALRSITIWAAYQYFEENSKGSIKEGKLADFVILDNNPLKVDPKKIIDIKVLETIKEGKTVFKFAN